One window from the genome of Flavobacterium agricola encodes:
- a CDS encoding TIGR02757 family protein — protein sequence MKINELKEFLDEKVLTFNSPDFIADDPVQIPHLFTEKEDIEIAGFLAATIAWGNRKMIINNAHKMMLLMGNSPYDFVLHHTPEQLEKLDGFVHRTFNATDFKQFIRSLHHIYTQHEGLENVFYNQGNYNLQQNISHFKRVFFEIEHEVRTEKHISDPLKGSAAKRINMYLRWMVRNDNHGVDLGIWKQITPAQLSCPLDVHSGNIARKLNILKRKQNDAKALLELDTFLRKLDPVDPVKYDFALFGLGAIEKF from the coding sequence ATGAAAATCAATGAATTAAAAGAATTTTTAGACGAAAAAGTTTTAACATTCAATAGTCCGGATTTTATTGCAGATGATCCGGTACAAATTCCGCACTTATTTACTGAAAAAGAAGATATTGAAATCGCTGGCTTTTTAGCTGCAACAATTGCGTGGGGAAACAGAAAAATGATAATTAACAATGCGCATAAAATGATGCTTTTAATGGGCAATTCACCCTACGATTTTGTGTTGCATCATACGCCGGAGCAATTAGAAAAATTAGACGGGTTTGTGCACCGTACCTTTAACGCAACTGATTTTAAACAATTTATTCGGTCGTTGCATCATATTTATACCCAACACGAAGGTTTAGAAAATGTTTTTTACAACCAAGGTAATTATAACTTGCAACAAAACATTTCGCATTTTAAACGCGTTTTTTTTGAAATTGAACACGAAGTGCGAACCGAAAAACATATTTCGGATCCGTTAAAAGGTTCGGCTGCAAAACGCATAAATATGTATTTACGTTGGATGGTACGTAACGACAACCACGGAGTAGATTTAGGGATTTGGAAACAAATTACACCTGCTCAACTTTCGTGCCCGTTAGATGTGCATTCGGGTAACATAGCGAGAAAATTAAACATCTTAAAACGTAAACAAAACGATGCCAAAGCATTATTAGAATTGGATACGTTTTTGCGTAAATTAGATCCGGTTGATCCGGTTAAATACGATTTTGCGCTGTTTGGATTAGGTGCAATTGAGAAGTTTTAA
- a CDS encoding YkgB family protein encodes MEKLLVAFAKLEANFINFLRISIFVVMAWIGGLKAFQYEADGIVAFVTNSPFMSFFYANSGNMAENDKGELVAEYTLYKNPEGKVVQKNIDWHKQNHTYIFSYGLGVVIIGIGTFVLLGIWFDKAGFIGGVLTFLMAIVTLSFLITTPETWVPNLGGDFPSPQFGFPYLSAAGRLVIKDIIMMAGGLVIAADSAKKILK; translated from the coding sequence ATGGAAAAATTATTGGTTGCATTTGCTAAGTTAGAAGCAAACTTTATTAACTTTTTACGTATTTCAATTTTTGTTGTAATGGCTTGGATTGGCGGATTAAAAGCGTTTCAGTACGAGGCAGACGGTATTGTTGCATTTGTAACAAATAGTCCGTTTATGAGTTTTTTCTACGCAAATTCGGGTAATATGGCAGAGAATGATAAAGGCGAATTGGTTGCCGAATATACGTTGTATAAAAATCCAGAAGGTAAAGTAGTTCAAAAAAACATTGATTGGCACAAACAAAACCATACCTACATTTTCTCATACGGATTAGGCGTTGTTATTATTGGAATTGGAACTTTTGTTTTATTGGGCATTTGGTTTGATAAGGCTGGTTTTATTGGCGGTGTTTTAACCTTTTTGATGGCTATTGTTACTTTATCGTTTTTAATAACTACTCCAGAAACTTGGGTGCCTAACTTAGGAGGAGATTTTCCGTCGCCTCAATTTGGTTTCCCATATTTATCTGCAGCAGGTAGATTGGTAATTAAAGATATTATTATGATGGCCGGTGGTTTAGTTATAGCAGCCGATTCAGCAAAAAAAATATTAAAATAA
- a CDS encoding AraC family transcriptional regulator — MDSSTYIKIETIAPKTTTAPFNLPYYLVVLLPEACSFSINFISYNVPKNTLLFLAPYQLLQFDTLPNQAIKLLEFHGDFYCIEYHKEEVACNGILFNNVYSTPFVTVPESEFNEIASLFIKIENLQSATESYVVSVLKAYLQLILALSSKEKQEDALKTPLENKSDLADFKNFIELHFKQQKNMSFYAEHYGYSESNFSKKIKNLFGKPPKKLLQERLVLEAKKMLHLTYKNINQIALELGFEDEFYFSRFFKNEVGVSPKVFRDNVGIAKVAK, encoded by the coding sequence ATGGATTCTAGTACATACATAAAAATAGAAACGATTGCCCCCAAAACAACAACTGCTCCTTTTAATTTGCCTTATTATTTGGTGGTTTTGTTGCCCGAAGCTTGCTCGTTTTCTATCAATTTTATTTCTTATAACGTGCCTAAAAATACCTTGTTGTTTTTAGCGCCTTATCAATTGTTACAATTTGATACGTTGCCCAATCAAGCAATAAAATTACTTGAGTTTCATGGTGATTTTTATTGTATAGAATATCATAAAGAAGAAGTTGCTTGTAACGGAATTTTGTTTAATAACGTTTATTCAACGCCTTTTGTAACCGTACCAGAATCTGAGTTTAATGAAATAGCAAGTTTATTTATTAAAATTGAAAATTTACAATCGGCAACCGAAAGTTATGTTGTTTCGGTACTAAAAGCTTATTTGCAATTAATATTGGCTTTAAGCAGTAAAGAAAAGCAAGAAGATGCATTAAAAACGCCCCTAGAAAATAAGTCGGATTTAGCCGATTTTAAAAATTTTATAGAACTGCATTTTAAACAACAAAAAAACATGTCGTTTTATGCCGAGCATTATGGGTATTCTGAAAGTAATTTCAGCAAAAAAATAAAAAATCTGTTTGGTAAACCACCTAAAAAATTGCTTCAAGAACGATTGGTTTTAGAAGCCAAAAAAATGTTGCATTTAACCTATAAAAATATCAATCAAATTGCTTTAGAATTAGGTTTTGAAGATGAATTTTATTTTAGTCGATTTTTTAAAAACGAAGTAGGGGTTTCGCCTAAAGTTTTTAGAGATAATGTTGGCATCGCCAAAGTGGCAAAATAA
- a CDS encoding DEAD/DEAH box helicase: MKTFEQFNLPKSLQKAVDELGLVHPTPIQEKAFPVIMSGRDVMGIAQTGTGKTFAYLLPILKQWTFANVHTPRVLILVPTRELVVQVVEEIEKLTQYMNVRSLGVFGGVNINTQKNAVYEGVDILVGTPGRVMDLALDNVIRFDLLQKLVIDEFDEILNLGFRFQLTSILSMLKDKRQNILFSATMTDDVDDVLEDYFDFPEEITLAKSGTPLENIEQIGYEVPNFLTKVNLLKDMLTNQENMSRILVFVNNKKVADIVETKLAETFEDQFGIIHSNKSQNYRLNTMAAFQRGELRGIVTTDVMARGLDFDDVTHVINMQLPQIPEQYIHRIGRTGRADKKGIAISFIAPKEEEVLLSIEELMDIELTLEPLPENIEISESRLDFEKDKVKVKFLLKKPKLDGGASFHEKKDKNKKVNLGGPGKRTPRKSAPTNRAVERKRAQKRKK; this comes from the coding sequence ATGAAAACTTTTGAGCAATTTAACTTACCCAAATCTTTACAAAAAGCCGTTGACGAATTAGGATTGGTGCACCCAACGCCGATTCAGGAAAAAGCATTTCCCGTAATTATGTCCGGCCGCGATGTAATGGGAATTGCTCAAACCGGTACAGGTAAAACCTTTGCTTACTTATTACCTATTTTAAAACAATGGACATTTGCTAATGTACATACGCCGCGCGTATTAATTTTAGTACCAACGCGTGAATTGGTAGTGCAGGTTGTAGAAGAAATAGAAAAATTAACGCAGTACATGAATGTGCGCTCGTTAGGTGTTTTTGGTGGAGTAAATATAAATACCCAAAAAAATGCCGTTTACGAAGGTGTTGATATTTTGGTAGGAACGCCAGGCCGTGTTATGGATTTGGCTTTAGATAACGTAATTCGATTTGATTTACTACAAAAATTAGTTATTGACGAATTTGACGAAATTTTAAACCTTGGGTTCCGCTTTCAGCTTACTTCTATCCTTTCTATGCTAAAAGATAAACGTCAAAACATTTTATTCTCGGCAACCATGACCGATGATGTAGATGATGTTTTAGAAGATTATTTTGATTTTCCGGAAGAAATTACTTTAGCAAAATCAGGAACTCCGCTAGAAAATATTGAACAAATTGGTTACGAGGTACCAAACTTTTTAACAAAAGTGAACCTGCTGAAAGATATGTTAACCAATCAAGAAAACATGTCGCGCATTTTGGTCTTTGTAAACAATAAAAAAGTTGCCGATATTGTTGAAACTAAATTAGCCGAAACCTTTGAAGATCAGTTTGGCATTATTCACTCAAACAAATCTCAAAATTACCGTTTAAATACCATGGCAGCTTTTCAGCGTGGCGAATTGCGCGGTATTGTTACAACCGATGTTATGGCGCGTGGTTTAGATTTTGACGATGTTACCCATGTAATTAACATGCAGTTGCCTCAAATTCCGGAACAATATATTCACCGTATTGGACGTACCGGACGTGCTGATAAAAAAGGAATTGCCATTTCATTCATTGCTCCAAAAGAAGAAGAAGTTTTATTGAGCATTGAAGAATTGATGGATATTGAATTAACGCTTGAACCGTTGCCAGAAAATATTGAAATTTCTGAAAGCCGTTTAGATTTTGAAAAAGATAAAGTAAAAGTGAAGTTTTTACTTAAAAAACCAAAATTAGACGGCGGAGCATCTTTTCATGAAAAGAAAGATAAAAACAAAAAAGTTAATTTAGGCGGACCAGGTAAACGCACACCAAGAAAATCTGCCCCAACAAACCGAGCGGTAGAAAGAAAAAGAGCTCAAAAAAGAAAAAAATAG
- a CDS encoding BatA domain-containing protein: MQFKNPEILYFLFALLVPVLVHLFQLKKFKTMEFSNVALLKEIRLQTRKSSQIKKWLLLVCRLFLLAALIFAFAQPYFPAKNPNLKTMPWVIALDNSFSMQAQGAKGPLLPRAVQEILETIPKNQTFSLLTNNQSFWEIDLATNQTELQQITYSAHPFSIQNTQHILDKHFNRQPYRLLVISDGIFANYSTTNHLENAYLYQMQAVNKTNVAIQSSAFNGTDSNFNVLEITLQGYGIQDSLSFSLSVNDANKLYSKTKVTLGSASKKVTINLPKQPINGQISIDTPDLEYDNHYYFSIEAPQAIKVGVVGTSIPEIEKIFNPQQVVFESVQSAEKLSDFSTILINQQNTDLNLWGSALKKAYNQGSQIIYIPSLQVTTAAHNDFLSHFGALKFSTIQTFKNSITQIHTDHSVYKNVFEHKPEKQTYPTTSQNFVLQGTVLPILSYANNETYLGNLTNGLGNLYVFSSDLQLAQSSILQAPIIVPTFYNMVTQQQENQLQNFGIYSTDSWVINGSFNQKQPIELEGKKQSGIPQQQPIGNKTKIGFENFPDFAGNYIAKQENKPIASVGLNYNRSESNLTLSDAKLFNNFVPVESVNEALVQMNQNNSGTALWKYFILTTLLFLILELLIQKFVK; the protein is encoded by the coding sequence ATGCAATTTAAAAATCCAGAAATACTTTACTTTTTATTCGCTTTACTTGTACCTGTTTTGGTGCATTTATTTCAATTAAAAAAGTTTAAAACCATGGAATTTTCTAACGTTGCATTATTAAAAGAAATTCGCTTACAAACACGTAAAAGTTCACAAATTAAAAAATGGCTTTTATTGGTTTGTAGGCTTTTTTTATTAGCAGCATTAATTTTTGCTTTTGCACAACCTTATTTTCCGGCCAAAAACCCCAACTTAAAAACGATGCCGTGGGTTATTGCATTAGATAATTCTTTTTCGATGCAAGCTCAAGGTGCAAAAGGACCGTTATTACCGCGAGCCGTTCAGGAAATTTTAGAAACAATTCCTAAAAACCAAACCTTTTCGTTGCTTACCAACAACCAATCTTTTTGGGAAATTGATTTAGCCACCAATCAAACCGAATTGCAACAAATAACATATAGCGCGCATCCGTTTTCTATTCAAAACACACAACATATTTTAGATAAACATTTTAACCGACAACCTTATCGTTTATTGGTAATTTCTGACGGTATTTTTGCTAACTATTCTACAACAAATCATTTAGAAAATGCGTATTTATACCAAATGCAAGCCGTAAATAAAACAAACGTTGCTATTCAATCGAGTGCTTTTAACGGCACTGATTCAAATTTTAATGTTTTAGAAATTACCTTACAAGGTTACGGAATACAAGACAGCCTTTCGTTTAGCTTATCGGTAAACGATGCAAACAAATTATACAGCAAAACCAAAGTTACTTTAGGCAGTGCAAGTAAAAAAGTTACAATTAATTTACCCAAACAACCTATAAATGGGCAAATTAGCATTGATACGCCCGATTTAGAATACGACAATCATTATTATTTTAGTATTGAAGCTCCTCAAGCTATTAAGGTTGGCGTAGTTGGTACATCAATTCCTGAAATAGAAAAAATTTTTAATCCGCAACAAGTTGTTTTTGAATCCGTACAAAGTGCTGAAAAACTTAGTGATTTTTCAACAATTTTAATAAACCAACAAAATACCGATTTAAACCTTTGGGGCAGTGCTTTAAAAAAGGCATACAACCAAGGATCTCAAATTATTTATATTCCTAGCTTGCAGGTAACAACCGCAGCACATAATGATTTTTTATCGCATTTTGGTGCGTTAAAATTCAGTACAATTCAAACATTTAAAAACAGCATTACCCAAATTCATACCGATCATTCGGTATATAAAAATGTTTTTGAGCATAAACCTGAAAAGCAAACCTACCCAACAACCAGTCAAAATTTTGTGTTACAAGGTACCGTTTTACCAATTTTATCGTATGCAAATAACGAAACGTATTTAGGCAATTTAACTAACGGATTGGGGAATTTATATGTATTTAGCTCTGATTTGCAGCTTGCACAAAGTTCTATTTTACAAGCGCCCATAATTGTACCAACTTTTTATAATATGGTAACGCAACAACAAGAAAATCAGCTCCAAAACTTTGGTATTTACAGTACCGATTCTTGGGTTATAAATGGTAGTTTCAATCAAAAACAACCGATTGAATTGGAAGGTAAAAAACAATCTGGCATACCACAGCAACAACCTATTGGAAATAAAACAAAAATAGGTTTTGAAAATTTCCCTGACTTTGCAGGTAATTATATAGCAAAACAAGAAAACAAACCAATAGCTTCGGTTGGCTTAAATTATAATCGTTCAGAAAGTAATTTAACGTTGTCTGATGCTAAATTATTTAATAATTTTGTACCCGTAGAATCTGTTAACGAAGCGCTTGTGCAAATGAACCAAAACAATTCTGGCACAGCACTTTGGAAATATTTTATACTAACAACACTACTTTTTTTAATACTAGAACTACTAATCCAGAAATTCGTAAAATGA
- a CDS encoding dihydroorotase produces the protein MNVILKNAKVIDAHSPFHNQQVDIKIKDGVLVEIAASIANDSEYQTVNLPNLHVSPGWFDSSVSFGEPGYEDRETIANGLQTAAKSGFTSVALQPNSNPVIDNQSQIYFVKNKAQNQATDLYPIGAFTKNAAGTDMAEMFDMQNAGAVAFGDYQKSTSNANLLKIGLQYVQDFDGLLIAFAQDKTIKGNGVVHEGIVSTTLGLKGIPPLAEEIEIARNLFLLEYTGGKLHIPTVSTAQSVALIKQAKAKGLHVTCSVAVHNLVLTDAILTEFDTRAKVMPPVRDEKHREALIQGVLDGTIDVITSDHNPLDIELKKMEFDVAQFGTIGLESAYVALQTVLPTEVIVKKLTAGKTIFKLENNTINTNQKANLSLFTPNGDGIFTKANILSKSKNSIFLNQPVKGKVYGIYNNKTLITNE, from the coding sequence ATGAACGTAATTTTAAAAAATGCAAAAGTAATTGATGCGCATTCTCCGTTTCACAACCAACAAGTTGATATAAAAATTAAAGACGGGGTTTTAGTTGAAATTGCTGCTTCGATAGCAAACGATTCTGAATACCAAACGGTAAATTTACCAAACTTACATGTTTCGCCAGGTTGGTTTGACAGCTCGGTTAGCTTTGGAGAACCGGGATATGAAGATCGCGAAACCATTGCAAACGGTTTACAAACCGCTGCAAAATCTGGATTTACTTCCGTTGCTTTACAGCCCAATTCTAATCCAGTAATAGACAATCAATCACAAATTTATTTTGTAAAAAACAAAGCACAAAATCAAGCTACCGATTTATATCCGATTGGTGCATTTACAAAAAATGCAGCCGGAACAGATATGGCAGAAATGTTTGATATGCAAAATGCAGGAGCCGTTGCTTTTGGTGATTATCAAAAAAGTACAAGCAACGCCAATCTTTTAAAAATAGGTTTACAATACGTTCAAGATTTTGATGGCTTGCTAATCGCATTTGCTCAAGACAAAACTATTAAAGGAAATGGCGTGGTACACGAAGGCATTGTTTCTACAACCTTAGGTTTAAAAGGAATTCCGCCTTTGGCTGAAGAAATAGAAATTGCTCGTAACTTATTTTTATTAGAATACACCGGCGGAAAGTTACATATTCCAACCGTTTCAACCGCACAATCAGTTGCGTTAATTAAACAAGCAAAAGCAAAAGGTTTGCATGTAACATGCAGCGTTGCAGTGCATAATTTGGTTTTAACCGATGCTATTTTAACTGAGTTTGATACGCGCGCTAAAGTTATGCCACCGGTTCGTGACGAAAAACATCGTGAAGCTTTAATTCAGGGCGTTTTAGACGGAACGATTGATGTCATAACTTCTGACCACAATCCGCTAGATATTGAGCTTAAAAAAATGGAATTTGATGTAGCACAATTTGGTACCATTGGTTTAGAAAGTGCTTATGTAGCTTTACAAACCGTTTTACCTACCGAAGTTATTGTAAAAAAACTAACAGCCGGTAAAACCATTTTTAAACTAGAAAACAACACCATAAATACCAATCAAAAAGCAAACTTAAGTTTGTTTACTCCAAACGGAGATGGTATTTTTACCAAAGCAAATATTTTATCAAAATCTAAAAATAGTATTTTCTTAAATCAGCCCGTAAAAGGTAAAGTTTACGGCATATATAATAATAAAACTTTAATTACGAATGAGTAA
- a CDS encoding alpha/beta hydrolase → MLHTNLSVSYIVREPKNVKASNPLILLLHGYGSNDEDLFSFEGELNEDAYIVSARAPHALPGGYGFAWYAINFDADMNKFTDDNQAKASRDLIATFIDELAATYPIDKNDVTLIGFSQGAILSYAIALTHPEKIKNIVALSGYFHHEIMPEGYQNDPKVKQVNIFASHGTVDQVIPIELARKTPQIFKDFGKEIEYREYPVGHGVAPQNFHDFNTWLKNN, encoded by the coding sequence ATGTTACATACAAACTTATCGGTAAGTTACATTGTTAGAGAACCTAAAAATGTAAAAGCAAGCAATCCTTTAATTTTATTATTACATGGATACGGAAGCAATGATGAAGATTTATTTTCGTTTGAAGGCGAATTAAATGAAGATGCGTACATTGTTTCGGCACGTGCACCACATGCATTACCTGGTGGATACGGATTTGCTTGGTACGCAATAAATTTTGATGCCGACATGAACAAGTTTACAGACGATAATCAAGCAAAAGCTTCGCGCGATTTAATTGCTACGTTTATTGATGAGCTTGCTGCAACATATCCAATAGATAAAAATGATGTAACTTTAATTGGTTTTAGCCAAGGTGCTATTTTAAGTTATGCAATTGCTTTAACGCATCCTGAAAAAATAAAAAACATTGTAGCCTTAAGCGGTTATTTTCATCATGAAATTATGCCAGAAGGTTACCAAAACGATCCGAAAGTAAAACAAGTTAATATTTTTGCTTCGCACGGAACGGTTGATCAAGTTATTCCGATTGAATTGGCTAGAAAAACACCGCAAATCTTTAAAGATTTTGGTAAAGAAATTGAATACCGCGAATATCCGGTTGGGCACGGAGTTGCACCACAAAACTTTCACGATTTTAATACGTGGTTAAAAAACAACTAA
- a CDS encoding DinB family protein, whose protein sequence is MIYPDFDAYYVGLIPSDYTLVESLEIQLYEGIKFVQNIPMDKFDYAYAEGKWTIKEILQHLIDCERIFAYRALAIARNDKNTMLLFDENLYAQTVAEQAKKRHLKAILEELSHVRLSTIALYKSLTTADLNKVGLIGNYEISVDAIFAVILGHQIHHLNFFEKQYL, encoded by the coding sequence ATGATATATCCTGATTTTGATGCGTATTATGTAGGTTTAATTCCTTCAGATTATACTTTAGTTGAATCGTTAGAAATTCAGTTATACGAGGGCATTAAGTTTGTGCAAAATATTCCGATGGATAAATTTGATTATGCTTACGCAGAAGGAAAATGGACCATTAAAGAAATTTTGCAACACCTTATTGATTGTGAACGAATTTTTGCTTACCGTGCTTTAGCAATTGCGCGTAACGATAAAAACACAATGTTGTTGTTTGACGAAAATTTGTACGCGCAAACCGTTGCAGAACAAGCAAAAAAGCGTCATTTAAAAGCAATTTTAGAAGAGCTGAGTCATGTTAGGTTAAGTACAATAGCTTTATACAAATCTTTAACAACTGCTGATTTAAATAAAGTAGGCCTTATCGGAAATTATGAAATTTCTGTTGATGCAATTTTTGCAGTTATTTTAGGGCATCAAATACATCATTTAAATTTTTTCGAAAAACAATATTTATAA
- a CDS encoding protein-disulfide reductase DsbD family protein, giving the protein MAQAQILTPAKWKSSAEKISDSEVLLTFTATIEKDWHMFSQHTPDGGSLPTVFDYLNQPGNYSLVGETTESPYKKVYSDIFEVDEYIFEDEVQFQQKIKIENKNIKNIEVYVEYQICKEACIQGDETFTFDLSGMNFTVSEQQNKAVVATAQDAAPGNPTKVDDLSILSIFIISFFSGFAALLTPCVFPMIPMTVSFFTKQSKTKAKGIRNAIFYGISIIIIYVVLGLLVTAIFGADALNALSTNVWFNVIFFIILFIFATSFLGAFEIMLPNSWANKVDKQADRGGFVGILFMALALAIVSFSCTGPIVGTLLVEAASKGGIAPVVGMFGFSLALALPFMLFAMFPGWLNTLPKSGGWLNAVKVSLGFLELALAFKFLSNADLVLQLGWLTREVFLVIWIVIFGAWAMYLFGKLTLPHDSPQNSISVWRLYLALLVTMFTVYLVPGLWGAPLQLISGFPPPMTYAESPYGVGYSKAGGILDNRVALPEGAKYGAHDLLTFTDYETGLAYAKRENKHILLDFTGYACVNCRRMEDKVWSKPEVLNLLRDQFVIISLYVDDKQELPENEQYVSPTTGKKIRTVGNKWSDYQITRYHANAQPYYIVLNKDGVDTNKPVGYVPDVAEYKAWLESGLK; this is encoded by the coding sequence ATGGCGCAAGCGCAAATTTTAACCCCTGCAAAGTGGAAAAGTTCGGCCGAAAAAATTTCTGATTCAGAAGTGCTTTTAACTTTTACAGCAACCATAGAAAAAGATTGGCATATGTTTTCGCAACATACGCCAGATGGCGGTTCATTACCAACCGTTTTTGATTATTTAAATCAACCAGGAAATTATAGCTTGGTGGGCGAAACTACAGAAAGCCCTTATAAAAAAGTTTATAGTGATATTTTTGAAGTAGATGAATATATTTTTGAAGATGAAGTTCAGTTTCAACAAAAAATAAAAATCGAAAATAAAAATATAAAAAATATAGAAGTTTATGTAGAATATCAAATTTGTAAAGAAGCTTGTATTCAGGGCGATGAAACCTTTACGTTTGATTTGTCAGGCATGAATTTTACCGTTTCAGAGCAACAAAATAAAGCAGTTGTAGCAACTGCTCAAGATGCAGCTCCGGGTAACCCAACGAAAGTAGATGATTTAAGTATTCTAAGTATTTTTATTATTTCTTTCTTTTCAGGGTTTGCAGCTTTGTTAACGCCTTGCGTTTTCCCAATGATCCCAATGACGGTGAGCTTTTTTACCAAACAAAGTAAAACCAAAGCAAAAGGAATTAGAAATGCCATTTTTTACGGAATTTCAATTATCATTATTTACGTAGTTTTAGGCTTATTGGTAACTGCCATTTTTGGGGCCGATGCGCTAAATGCATTATCTACCAACGTTTGGTTTAACGTAATATTTTTTATCATTTTATTCATTTTCGCAACTTCTTTTTTAGGAGCTTTCGAAATTATGTTACCGAATTCATGGGCAAATAAAGTAGATAAACAAGCCGATCGCGGCGGATTTGTTGGTATTTTATTTATGGCTTTAGCTTTAGCTATTGTATCTTTTTCTTGTACGGGACCAATTGTAGGAACTTTGTTGGTAGAAGCTGCATCTAAAGGCGGAATTGCACCAGTTGTTGGTATGTTCGGTTTTTCATTAGCATTAGCTTTACCATTCATGTTATTTGCTATGTTCCCGGGGTGGTTAAATACTTTACCAAAATCGGGCGGTTGGTTAAATGCTGTAAAAGTTTCTTTAGGATTTTTAGAGTTAGCTTTAGCTTTTAAATTCTTATCAAATGCCGATTTAGTATTGCAATTAGGCTGGTTAACGCGCGAAGTTTTCTTGGTAATTTGGATTGTAATTTTTGGTGCTTGGGCAATGTACTTATTTGGTAAATTAACTTTACCGCATGATTCACCACAAAACAGCATTTCAGTTTGGCGTTTATACTTAGCCTTGCTTGTAACCATGTTTACGGTTTATTTAGTTCCAGGTTTATGGGGCGCTCCGTTGCAGTTAATTTCTGGTTTTCCACCACCAATGACGTATGCCGAAAGCCCTTATGGCGTAGGATATTCTAAAGCTGGAGGAATTTTAGATAACCGTGTTGCACTTCCAGAAGGAGCAAAATACGGAGCTCATGATTTACTTACGTTTACAGATTATGAAACCGGATTGGCTTATGCTAAACGCGAAAACAAGCATATTTTATTAGATTTTACAGGTTATGCTTGTGTAAATTGCCGTAGAATGGAAGATAAAGTTTGGTCTAAACCCGAAGTTTTAAATTTACTTCGCGATCAATTTGTTATTATTTCTTTGTACGTAGATGATAAGCAAGAATTACCAGAAAACGAGCAGTATGTTTCGCCAACAACAGGTAAAAAAATAAGAACAGTGGGTAACAAATGGAGCGATTATCAAATTACGCGTTATCACGCCAACGCACAACCTTATTATATTGTTTTAAATAAAGATGGCGTTGATACCAATAAACCGGTTGGTTATGTACCAGATGTTGCCGAATATAAAGCTTGGTTAGAAAGTGGATTAAAATAA